One window of Candidatus Mycobacterium wuenschmannii genomic DNA carries:
- the ssd gene encoding septum site-determining protein Ssd, whose protein sequence is MPNSESRGILAVLADPALRDDVDRVAAAVGVRVVHAADAVPVGRKAWSAAAAVVLDAASARACALTGLPRRAHVIVATGGEPPPETWAAAVDVGAGQVLQLPAQEHDLVRDLAEAAETLRDDEGRGAVLAVIGGCGGAGASLLAAALADAAKDAMLVDLDPWAGGIDLLVGAETTPGVRWPDLALQGGRLTWSAVRDALPRHRGISLLSGTRAGHELGSGAVHAVLDAGRRGGATVLCDLPRRMTDAVETALETADLVVIVSPCNVRACAATATIAPVLAAVNPNVGLVVRGPSPGGLGADEFAQIAGLPLLASMKSQPRLAEQVERGGVRLGRRSPLVAAARAVLAVLPGHPAEARAA, encoded by the coding sequence ATGCCGAACAGCGAGTCTCGCGGGATCCTGGCCGTGCTCGCCGACCCCGCCCTTCGTGACGACGTAGACAGGGTGGCGGCCGCAGTCGGAGTGCGCGTCGTGCACGCCGCGGATGCAGTGCCAGTGGGCAGAAAAGCATGGTCGGCAGCCGCGGCAGTGGTGCTCGACGCGGCGTCCGCCCGGGCCTGCGCGCTCACCGGCTTGCCCCGCCGCGCACACGTGATCGTGGCGACGGGCGGTGAGCCGCCGCCGGAAACGTGGGCCGCGGCGGTCGACGTCGGCGCCGGCCAGGTGCTGCAGCTGCCCGCCCAGGAACACGACTTGGTCCGTGACCTGGCCGAAGCCGCCGAAACGCTGCGCGACGACGAAGGTCGCGGCGCTGTGCTGGCGGTGATTGGCGGGTGCGGCGGCGCCGGCGCCTCGCTGCTCGCGGCGGCTCTGGCGGATGCGGCGAAGGACGCGATGCTGGTCGACCTGGACCCCTGGGCCGGCGGCATCGACCTGCTGGTCGGAGCGGAGACGACGCCCGGGGTGCGCTGGCCGGACCTCGCCCTCCAGGGCGGCCGGCTGACTTGGTCGGCGGTGCGCGATGCGCTGCCGCGGCATCGCGGCATCAGCCTGCTGTCGGGAACCCGCGCCGGACACGAATTGGGCAGCGGCGCAGTGCACGCCGTCCTCGACGCGGGCCGGCGCGGCGGAGCGACGGTGCTGTGCGACCTACCGCGTCGGATGACCGATGCCGTCGAAACCGCCTTGGAGACAGCCGATCTCGTCGTCATCGTGAGTCCCTGCAATGTGCGGGCGTGCGCGGCGACCGCGACGATCGCACCGGTGCTCGCCGCGGTCAACCCCAATGTCGGCCTGGTGGTGCGGGGTCCGTCACCGGGCGGGCTGGGCGCGGACGAATTCGCCCAGATTGCCGGGTTGCCGCTGCTGGCGTCGATGAAGTCGCAACCAAGGCTGGCGGAGCAGGTCGAACGCGGGGGTGTGCGCCTGGGTCGCCGCTCACCGCTCGTGGCGGCGGCCCGGGCCGTGCTCGCCGTCCTCCCGGGACATCCGGCCGAGGCCCGCGCGGCATGA
- a CDS encoding ABC transporter permease encodes MAEGFWSDTWRILRRRPQFVAGAALIAFILMVAVFPSLFTALDPSYANPDESLLDPSSAHWFGTDLQGHDIYARTIYGARASITVGLGATALVFVVGGALGALAGFYGGWLDAVVSRVADIFFAIPLLLAAIVLMQVMHHRTVWTVIAILALFGWPQIARITRGAVLAVRGSDYVLAAKALGLNRFGILVRHVLPNAIGPVIAVSTIALGLFIVTEATLSYLGVGLPPSVVSWGGDINVDQIRLRAGSPILFYPAGALAVTVLAFMVMGDVLRDALDPSSRAWRL; translated from the coding sequence ATGGCTGAGGGCTTTTGGAGTGACACCTGGCGCATTCTGCGGCGACGGCCGCAGTTCGTCGCCGGCGCGGCGCTGATCGCGTTCATCCTCATGGTCGCGGTGTTCCCGTCGCTGTTCACCGCGCTCGATCCGAGCTACGCCAACCCCGACGAGAGCCTGCTCGACCCGTCGTCGGCACACTGGTTCGGCACCGACCTTCAGGGTCACGACATCTACGCCCGCACTATCTACGGGGCGCGCGCGTCGATCACCGTCGGATTGGGCGCCACCGCACTGGTGTTCGTCGTCGGCGGTGCGCTGGGCGCGTTGGCCGGCTTCTACGGCGGCTGGCTGGATGCGGTGGTGTCGCGCGTCGCCGACATCTTCTTCGCCATTCCGCTCCTGTTGGCCGCCATCGTGCTGATGCAGGTGATGCATCACCGCACGGTGTGGACGGTGATCGCGATCCTGGCGTTGTTCGGCTGGCCGCAGATCGCCCGGATCACCCGTGGCGCGGTGCTCGCGGTTCGGGGCAGTGACTATGTGCTGGCGGCGAAAGCTCTGGGACTGAACAGATTTGGCATTCTGGTGCGGCATGTGCTGCCCAATGCGATCGGCCCGGTGATCGCGGTCTCGACGATCGCGCTCGGCCTGTTCATCGTCACCGAGGCCACGCTGTCGTATCTCGGGGTGGGCCTACCGCCGTCGGTGGTGTCGTGGGGCGGCGACATCAATGTCGACCAGATTCGGCTGCGCGCCGGGTCGCCGATCCTGTTCTATCCCGCCGGCGCACTGGCAGTCACGGTGTTGGCCTTCATGGTCATGGGCGACGTGTTGCGTGACGCCCTCGATCCCTCGTCGCGGGCGTGGCGGCTGTGA
- a CDS encoding LppU/SCO3897 family protein: protein MVVRELAEVSFAYYLGELAVMSIVPAVGLILLIVGFRRQSRARRLPPGYFPPGPPPSGPPPNPTEPGTPPPPQYYPSPPPTPRPTRSSIVMIVVGSVLFGGGLLVILNGTADLAKQKHSAPRAPEVGDCIGAYNFRAHDGSPAAQDCAKPDSIFQVVSKGSATSTCPDGKTDDSDYAFLRDGSATLCFVLNFVQGRCYTASGSARAPLFAATDCDGAAPRFKVTSRIDDSKDSDSCPLGTKEISYKNPARLYCLQPLTN, encoded by the coding sequence GTGGTTGTCAGAGAACTCGCCGAGGTCAGCTTCGCCTATTACCTCGGTGAATTGGCCGTGATGTCGATCGTGCCTGCCGTGGGGCTGATCCTGCTGATCGTCGGCTTTCGACGCCAGTCCCGCGCGCGGCGCTTGCCGCCGGGGTACTTCCCGCCCGGGCCGCCCCCGTCCGGCCCGCCGCCGAATCCGACCGAGCCGGGAACTCCGCCGCCTCCTCAGTACTACCCCAGTCCGCCCCCCACGCCGCGACCGACGCGATCCAGCATCGTGATGATCGTCGTCGGATCGGTGTTGTTCGGCGGCGGCCTGCTCGTAATCCTCAACGGCACAGCCGATCTGGCCAAACAGAAGCACAGCGCGCCGAGGGCGCCGGAGGTCGGCGACTGCATCGGCGCCTACAACTTCCGTGCGCACGACGGCAGCCCCGCCGCGCAGGACTGCGCCAAACCGGACTCGATCTTCCAGGTGGTCAGCAAGGGCAGCGCGACGTCGACATGCCCCGACGGTAAGACCGACGACTCGGACTATGCCTTTCTCCGCGACGGGTCCGCGACGCTGTGCTTCGTGCTCAACTTCGTCCAGGGCCGTTGCTACACCGCATCGGGGTCGGCCAGGGCGCCGTTGTTCGCCGCGACCGACTGCGACGGCGCGGCGCCGCGGTTCAAGGTCACCAGCCGGATCGACGACAGCAAGGACAGCGACTCGTGCCCGCTGGGAACCAAGGAGATCTCCTACAAGAACCCCGCGCGACTGTATTGCCTACAGCCGCTCACAAACTGA
- a CDS encoding peptide ABC transporter substrate-binding protein, protein MLAAASLTGCGVGVVRTDVVIVNAGEPQNPLIPTNTNDTNGGRIVDRLFAGLMSYDASGVPTLEVAESIGTTDNVNYRITVKPGWTFSDGSPVTAHSFVDAWNYGALATNAQLQQSFFAPIAGFDEVASAAPTAATMSGLRVVNDHEFTVRLKGPTIDFTLRLGFSPFYPLPAAAFRDMATFGQHPIGNGPYQLSDQPRNPAWQHNVKLDLVTNPGYHGNRMPQNKGLRFVFYANLDTAYADLLSSNLDVLDTIPPSMLPVYRRDLGDRAVTAPAAINLTLDTPLRLPHFSGEEGRLRRLAISAAINRDQVCRKIYSGARTPARDFTASSLPGFDPHIAGNDALNFDPDRARSLWAQADAISKWSGRYAISYNADGSHQEWVDAVTNSIKNTLGIDAVGAPQPTFAGFRTQITSHTIGTAFRAGWQGDFPSLLEFLEPLFVTHAGANDVGYSNARFDSAIAAAEAAPDLPQSFTLANDAQRILLQDMAVIPLWYTVAVAGRSAVVSHVALTWNGLPDYEHIVKA, encoded by the coding sequence ATGTTGGCTGCCGCCTCGTTGACCGGATGCGGCGTGGGCGTCGTGCGGACCGACGTGGTGATCGTCAACGCCGGTGAACCGCAGAATCCGCTCATCCCGACCAACACCAACGACACCAACGGCGGCCGGATCGTCGACCGGTTGTTCGCCGGGCTGATGTCGTACGACGCCAGCGGGGTGCCGACGCTGGAGGTTGCCGAGTCGATCGGGACGACCGACAACGTCAACTACCGCATCACCGTGAAGCCCGGGTGGACGTTCAGCGACGGGTCGCCGGTGACCGCGCACTCCTTCGTCGACGCCTGGAACTACGGCGCGTTGGCCACCAATGCTCAACTGCAGCAGAGCTTTTTCGCCCCGATCGCGGGCTTCGACGAGGTGGCCTCGGCGGCTCCGACCGCCGCCACGATGTCGGGACTGCGGGTCGTCAACGATCACGAGTTCACCGTGCGGCTCAAGGGTCCGACCATCGATTTCACACTGCGACTTGGCTTTTCGCCGTTCTACCCGCTGCCCGCGGCGGCATTTCGCGACATGGCGACGTTCGGCCAGCACCCGATCGGCAATGGGCCGTACCAACTGTCCGACCAGCCCCGCAACCCGGCCTGGCAGCACAACGTCAAGCTCGACCTCGTGACCAACCCCGGTTATCACGGCAACCGGATGCCGCAGAACAAGGGCCTGCGGTTCGTCTTCTACGCCAACCTCGACACCGCCTACGCCGACCTGCTGTCGAGCAATCTCGATGTGCTGGACACCATTCCGCCGAGCATGCTGCCGGTCTACCGGCGCGACCTCGGCGACCGAGCGGTCACCGCGCCCGCGGCGATAAACCTGACTCTGGACACCCCGCTGCGGCTGCCGCACTTCTCCGGTGAGGAGGGCCGGCTGCGACGGCTGGCGATCTCGGCTGCGATCAACCGCGATCAGGTCTGCCGCAAGATCTACTCCGGCGCCCGCACCCCGGCCCGCGACTTCACCGCCAGCTCGCTGCCCGGCTTCGACCCCCACATCGCCGGCAACGACGCGCTGAACTTCGACCCGGACCGGGCGCGGTCGTTGTGGGCGCAGGCCGATGCGATCTCGAAATGGTCAGGCCGGTATGCCATTTCGTACAACGCCGACGGGTCACACCAGGAGTGGGTCGACGCGGTGACCAACAGCATCAAGAACACCCTGGGCATCGACGCCGTCGGCGCCCCGCAGCCGACCTTCGCGGGGTTCCGAACCCAGATCACCAGCCACACGATCGGCACCGCGTTCCGGGCCGGGTGGCAGGGCGACTTCCCATCGCTGCTGGAGTTCCTCGAACCGCTCTTCGTCACCCATGCCGGCGCCAACGACGTTGGATATTCCAACGCGCGCTTCGACTCCGCGATCGCGGCCGCGGAGGCTGCGCCCGACCTGCCGCAGTCCTTCACACTCGCCAACGATGCGCAACGAATTCTATTGCAGGACATGGCCGTTATCCCACTGTGGTACACGGTCGCGGTGGCGGGGCGTTCGGCCGTGGTCAGCCACGTCGCGCTGACCTGGAACGGCCTGCCCGATTACGAACACATCGTGAAGGCCTGA
- a CDS encoding TadA family conjugal transfer-associated ATPase: protein MSDPLIDRVRERLAAESIPLRPNVVADAIRAESGGVLGDTELLSNLRTLQTELTGAGILEPLLRADGTTDVLVTAPDAVWIDDGKSLRRSDIRFPDEAAVRRLAQRLALSAGRRLDDAQPWVDGQLTGPGGVSVRLHAVLPPVAIGGTCLSLRVLRPATQNLTALVGAGAIDSAAAELIDATIAARLAFLVSGGTGAGKTTLLSAMLAAVAPDERIVCVEDAAELAPPHPHFVRLVARCANVEGIGEVTVRQLVRQALRMRPDRIVVGEVRGAEVVDLLAALNTGHDGGAGTVHANNPAEVPARLEALGALGGLDCAALHSQLAAAIQVLLHVARDRAGRRQLAEIAVLRRVDQRVRAITVWHAGRGVTDEIADFRRLLHDRRPA from the coding sequence ATGAGCGACCCGCTGATCGACCGGGTCCGAGAGCGGCTGGCCGCCGAGTCGATTCCCTTGCGACCCAACGTGGTGGCCGACGCGATCAGGGCCGAGTCCGGCGGAGTGCTCGGTGATACCGAATTGCTGAGCAACCTGCGGACGCTGCAGACCGAGTTGACCGGTGCCGGAATCCTGGAACCGCTGCTGCGCGCCGACGGTACGACGGATGTGCTCGTCACCGCGCCCGACGCGGTGTGGATCGACGATGGAAAAAGTCTGCGGCGCAGCGATATTCGCTTCCCTGACGAGGCCGCGGTACGACGACTGGCGCAGCGGCTGGCGTTGTCGGCGGGCCGTCGGCTCGACGACGCGCAACCCTGGGTGGACGGCCAGCTGACCGGACCCGGCGGTGTCTCGGTCCGGCTGCACGCCGTGCTGCCGCCGGTCGCGATCGGCGGGACCTGCCTGTCGCTGCGGGTGCTGCGGCCGGCCACCCAAAACCTCACCGCGTTGGTTGGTGCGGGCGCGATCGATTCTGCCGCAGCGGAATTGATCGATGCAACCATCGCGGCGCGGCTGGCGTTTCTGGTATCGGGCGGAACGGGTGCGGGCAAGACGACGCTGCTGTCGGCGATGCTCGCCGCGGTCGCACCCGACGAGCGAATCGTCTGTGTTGAGGACGCCGCCGAGTTGGCGCCGCCGCACCCGCATTTCGTGCGACTTGTAGCCCGGTGCGCCAACGTCGAAGGCATTGGTGAGGTCACCGTGCGCCAACTCGTTCGGCAGGCGTTGCGGATGCGGCCCGACCGGATCGTGGTCGGCGAAGTTCGCGGCGCCGAGGTGGTGGACCTGCTGGCAGCGCTCAACACCGGGCACGACGGGGGCGCCGGCACCGTGCATGCCAACAATCCCGCCGAGGTCCCGGCCCGGCTCGAGGCGCTCGGCGCGCTCGGTGGCCTGGATTGCGCTGCCCTGCACAGCCAACTGGCCGCCGCCATCCAGGTGCTCCTGCACGTCGCCCGCGACCGCGCGGGCCGGCGGCAGCTCGCCGAGATCGCGGTGCTGCGTCGCGTCGACCAACGCGTGCGCGCGATCACCGTGTGGCACGCCGGACGCGGTGTCACCGACGAGATCGCCGATTTCCGTCGGCTGCTGCACGACCGGAGGCCGGCATGA
- a CDS encoding ABC transporter permease produces the protein MGWYILRRIAAMIPVFLGATLLIYGMVFLLPGDPIAALGGDRPLSPAVAAQLRAQYHLDDPFWLQYLHYLGGMLRGDLGRAYSGLPVTTVLAQAFPVTFKLAIVALAVEAVFGIGFGVIAGLRQGGIFDAGVLIVSLVIIAVPIFVLGFLAQFVFGVRLGLAAVTVGDQPTFARLLLPGIVLGAVSFAYVVRLTRSAVAGNAHADYVRTATAKGLSRPRVVVVHILRNSLIPVVTFLGADLGALMGGAIVTEGIFNIHGVGGVLYQAVTRQEAPTVVSIVTVLVIVYLVTNLAVDLLYAALDPRIRYG, from the coding sequence ATGGGCTGGTACATCCTCCGTCGCATCGCGGCCATGATCCCGGTGTTCCTGGGCGCCACGCTGCTGATCTACGGCATGGTGTTCCTGCTGCCGGGCGACCCGATAGCGGCGCTGGGCGGCGACCGGCCGCTGAGCCCGGCGGTGGCCGCACAACTGCGCGCCCAGTACCACCTCGACGACCCGTTCTGGCTGCAGTACCTGCATTACCTCGGCGGCATGCTGCGCGGTGACCTCGGCCGCGCCTATTCCGGCCTACCCGTCACCACCGTTCTGGCGCAGGCGTTTCCGGTCACATTCAAGTTGGCGATCGTCGCGCTGGCCGTGGAAGCCGTGTTCGGCATCGGGTTCGGGGTGATCGCCGGCCTGCGGCAGGGCGGGATCTTCGACGCCGGGGTGCTGATTGTCAGCCTGGTGATCATCGCCGTGCCCATCTTCGTGCTCGGCTTCCTCGCGCAGTTCGTCTTCGGGGTGCGACTGGGCCTGGCCGCGGTCACGGTCGGCGACCAGCCGACGTTCGCGCGATTGTTGTTGCCCGGCATCGTCCTTGGCGCGGTGTCTTTCGCCTACGTCGTGCGGTTGACCCGGTCTGCGGTCGCCGGGAACGCCCATGCCGACTATGTGCGGACCGCCACCGCGAAAGGTCTGTCCCGGCCGCGGGTGGTCGTCGTGCACATCCTGCGCAACTCGCTGATCCCGGTGGTGACGTTCCTCGGCGCCGACCTCGGCGCGCTGATGGGCGGCGCGATCGTCACCGAGGGTATCTTCAACATCCACGGCGTCGGCGGGGTGCTCTACCAGGCCGTCACGCGCCAGGAGGCGCCGACCGTGGTGTCGATCGTGACCGTGCTGGTGATCGTCTACCTGGTCACCAACCTGGCCGTGGATCTGCTGTACGCGGCGCTGGATCCCAGGATCCGTTATGGCTGA
- a CDS encoding HAD-IB family hydrolase, whose translation MTVSDSAADQQTSPTPTGPTPRTAAFFDLDKTIIAKSSTLAFSKPFFAQGLINRRAVLKSSYAQFLFLLSGADHDQMDRMRIHLTNMCTGWDVEQIKTIVNETLHDIVTPLVFAEAADLIASHKLCGRDVVVVSASGEELVAPIARALGATHAMATKMVVEDGKYTGDIGFYCFGEGKVQAIRELAAREGYPLEHCYAYSDSITDMPMLEVVGHPSVVNPDRALRREATARDWPVLEFSRPVSLRDRIPAPSGAAMATTAAVGISALAAGALTYSLLRRLSL comes from the coding sequence GTGACCGTTTCCGACTCGGCCGCTGACCAGCAAACTTCGCCGACGCCTACCGGTCCTACGCCGCGCACAGCGGCTTTTTTCGATTTGGACAAAACGATCATCGCCAAGTCCAGCACGCTGGCGTTCAGCAAACCCTTTTTCGCGCAGGGGCTGATCAATCGCAGGGCCGTCCTCAAATCGAGCTACGCCCAGTTTCTTTTTCTGCTGTCGGGCGCCGATCACGACCAGATGGACCGGATGCGAATCCATCTGACCAACATGTGCACCGGCTGGGACGTCGAGCAGATCAAGACGATCGTCAACGAAACGCTGCACGACATCGTCACCCCGCTGGTGTTCGCCGAGGCCGCCGACCTGATCGCCAGCCACAAGCTGTGCGGCCGGGACGTGGTGGTGGTGTCGGCCTCCGGCGAGGAACTGGTCGCGCCGATCGCCCGCGCCCTCGGCGCCACCCACGCGATGGCCACGAAGATGGTCGTCGAGGACGGCAAGTACACCGGCGATATCGGTTTCTACTGCTTCGGCGAGGGCAAAGTGCAGGCGATTCGCGAGCTGGCCGCGCGCGAGGGCTACCCGCTCGAGCACTGCTACGCATACTCGGACTCGATCACCGACATGCCGATGCTGGAGGTCGTCGGGCATCCGAGCGTGGTCAATCCCGATCGCGCGCTGCGCCGCGAGGCGACCGCCCGCGACTGGCCGGTGCTGGAGTTTTCCCGCCCGGTGTCGCTGCGCGACCGCATTCCGGCGCCGTCGGGGGCCGCGATGGCCACCACCGCGGCGGTGGGGATCAGCGCCTTGGCCGCCGGCGCTTTGACCTACTCGCTGCTGCGCCGGCTGTCGCTGTAG
- a CDS encoding oxidoreductase: MTDPLAPLIELPGVAAASEQAREALGRAHRHRANLRRWPVTAAEAALRSARASAVLDGGGHKLEDVEAVPALNDPVFAGALRVAQALEGGETNLVAVWQRAPLQALARLHMLAAADRVEEGRLGRPRTDPDIGPRLELLARIVSGGTAAPAPVIAAVAHGELLTLAPFGSADGVVARAVSRLVTIASGLDPHGLGVPEVAWMRRAADYRDALAGFGAGTAEGMSKWLVLSCRALRDGAQEALAIAETLSEQGGSGH, encoded by the coding sequence GTGACTGATCCGCTGGCTCCGCTGATCGAGCTGCCCGGCGTCGCCGCTGCGAGCGAGCAGGCCCGCGAGGCGCTCGGCCGGGCGCACCGGCACCGTGCCAACCTGCGGCGATGGCCGGTGACCGCCGCCGAGGCCGCGCTGCGGTCGGCACGCGCGTCGGCGGTGCTGGACGGCGGCGGCCACAAGCTCGAGGACGTCGAAGCCGTACCCGCCCTCAACGACCCGGTGTTCGCCGGGGCGCTGCGTGTCGCCCAGGCGCTGGAGGGCGGCGAGACCAACCTAGTCGCGGTCTGGCAGCGCGCGCCGTTGCAGGCGCTGGCCCGGCTGCACATGCTGGCCGCAGCCGACCGCGTCGAGGAGGGCCGCCTGGGCCGTCCGCGCACCGACCCGGACATCGGGCCCCGGTTGGAACTGCTCGCGCGGATCGTGTCGGGTGGCACCGCGGCGCCGGCACCGGTGATCGCTGCCGTCGCGCACGGCGAGCTCCTGACCCTCGCGCCGTTCGGCAGCGCGGACGGCGTGGTGGCGCGCGCTGTGTCGCGGTTGGTCACGATCGCGAGCGGACTCGACCCGCACGGGCTGGGCGTGCCGGAGGTGGCCTGGATGCGGCGGGCGGCCGACTACCGCGACGCGCTGGCCGGCTTCGGGGCCGGGACGGCCGAGGGCATGAGCAAGTGGTTGGTGCTGTCCTGTCGCGCGCTGCGTGACGGCGCGCAGGAGGCGCTGGCGATTGCTGAAACGCTCAGCGAGCAGGGCGGAAGCGGGCACTAG
- a CDS encoding dipeptide ABC transporter ATP-binding protein, whose translation MTSPLLTVAGLEVRFGDDPAVRDVDFTVHAGQTVAIVGESGSGKSTTAAAILGLLPPGGRITAGRIDFDGVDLTGAGRRQLRAIRGSGIGYVPQDPLTNLNPVWRIGFQVREALRANNVGRQAAQLLADAGLPDPVASARHYPHQLSGGMCQRALIAIGLAGRPRLLIADEPTSALDVTVQRRVLDHLQQLAGDLGTAVLLITHDLALAAERAEQLIVMNHGQVVETGAAQTLLRDPQHPYTQRLVSAAPSLRNPPTPKRVAESDDVIVASGLTKVYSRGAPWRRTETRAVDDVSFRLRRGTTMAVAGESGSGKSTLAHLVLGLLEPSSGTVTFDGQDIGRLSRQEALAFRRKIQPVFQNPYGSLDPMYSVARIIEEPLRIHRIGDRWERRDAVRRLADQVGLPPSLLNRRPRELSGGQRQRVAIARALALKPEVVVCDEAVSALDVVVQAQILDLLADLQAELGLTYLFISHDLAVIRQIADEVMVMRSGRVVEHAATEDVFANPQHEYTRQLLAAIPRAGDDAERSDEEERRS comes from the coding sequence ATGACTAGTCCGCTGCTGACCGTCGCGGGCCTGGAGGTCCGCTTCGGCGACGATCCTGCGGTGCGCGACGTGGATTTCACGGTGCATGCGGGGCAGACGGTGGCGATCGTCGGTGAGTCGGGGTCGGGGAAGTCGACCACCGCCGCGGCGATACTCGGGCTGCTCCCGCCCGGTGGGCGAATCACGGCCGGGCGCATCGACTTCGACGGCGTCGACCTCACCGGTGCCGGACGGCGGCAGCTCCGCGCGATCCGCGGCAGCGGAATCGGTTACGTGCCCCAGGACCCGCTGACGAACCTGAACCCGGTTTGGCGGATCGGTTTTCAGGTTCGAGAAGCATTGCGCGCAAACAATGTCGGTCGCCAAGCCGCGCAGCTACTCGCGGACGCCGGGCTGCCCGATCCGGTGGCGAGCGCTCGCCATTACCCGCACCAATTGTCCGGCGGCATGTGCCAGCGCGCCCTGATCGCTATCGGGCTGGCCGGCCGGCCGCGGCTGCTGATCGCCGACGAGCCGACCTCGGCACTGGACGTCACCGTGCAGCGTCGCGTACTCGATCACCTCCAGCAACTCGCCGGCGACCTCGGCACCGCGGTGCTGCTGATCACCCATGATCTGGCGCTGGCCGCCGAACGCGCCGAGCAGCTCATCGTGATGAACCACGGCCAGGTGGTGGAAACCGGTGCGGCGCAGACACTCTTGCGTGACCCGCAACACCCCTACACGCAACGTCTGGTATCCGCCGCGCCGTCGCTGCGCAATCCACCCACCCCGAAGCGGGTGGCCGAGTCCGACGACGTGATCGTCGCGTCGGGGCTGACGAAGGTCTACTCGCGCGGCGCGCCGTGGCGCCGAACCGAGACGCGCGCCGTCGACGACGTGTCCTTTCGGCTGCGCCGCGGCACCACGATGGCGGTTGCGGGTGAGTCCGGGTCCGGCAAGTCGACGTTGGCGCACCTGGTCCTCGGATTGCTTGAACCCAGCTCGGGCACAGTGACTTTCGACGGCCAAGACATCGGCCGGCTGAGCCGGCAGGAGGCGCTGGCGTTCCGGCGGAAGATCCAGCCCGTCTTCCAGAATCCCTACGGCAGCCTGGATCCGATGTACTCGGTTGCGCGGATCATCGAGGAGCCGCTACGGATCCATCGGATCGGGGACCGCTGGGAACGCCGCGACGCGGTGCGCCGGCTGGCCGACCAGGTCGGGTTGCCGCCGTCGCTGCTCAACCGGCGCCCGCGCGAGCTGTCCGGGGGACAGCGCCAACGCGTCGCGATCGCGCGGGCCCTCGCGCTGAAGCCCGAAGTGGTGGTCTGCGATGAGGCCGTCTCCGCGCTCGACGTCGTGGTGCAGGCGCAGATCCTCGATCTACTGGCCGACCTGCAGGCCGAACTGGGCCTGACGTATCTGTTCATCAGCCACGATCTGGCGGTGATCCGGCAGATCGCCGACGAGGTGATGGTGATGCGGTCGGGCCGGGTGGTCGAGCACGCGGCCACCGAGGACGTCTTCGCCAACCCACAGCACGAGTACACCCGACAACTACTGGCCGCGATTCCGCGCGCCGGCGACGATGCAGAGCGCAGCGATGAGGAGGAGCGGCGCAGTTGA